Sequence from the Streptomyces peucetius genome:
CCTCGCGCAACCTCACCCGTACGGGCCGTCGCGACGGGCCACAGGGACGGCATGCCCGCCACGCTGACGCTGGACATCGCCGCCGTGTCGGTTCCAACGCCATCACCCTCACCAACGGCGGGCTCGACGGTGCGTCGCACGACTCCACCGAACAGGCGGTGACTCTCGGCACGCAACGACTCAAGGACGTGCCGGCGGGCAGGACCCTCCGAGCAACCCGTCGGTGAGCAGGGCTGACATCTCCGCCGCCGGCCGGCCTGGTCAGTGCTGAATGGCGACCTTGGCGGCGACGAGCACCAGGCCGAGCGCGAGGTTGACAGCGCCGACGGACACCACTGCACGGCGGGACGCGCCGGCCCGGATTCCCCCGGCACTGGCCCAGGCCACCTGCTGGGCCACGGCGACGCCGAGCCCCAGCCACGCCGTGCCCTCGAGCCCCAGACCGAGCAGCGGGCTGATCGCGACAGCGGCGGCCGGGGCAACGGCCGCCTGGGCGATCGGCCACTCGTGAGCGCAGCGGCGGCGGACCGCCGACCACGTCAGTGTCCGGTACGGCAGCAACTCGCCGACGAGAGCGGAGTAGACGTGCGCGGCCCAGAACACGACTCCTGTGCACAAGAGGAGCAACACGAGCTGGACGCGCGGGTACGGGCCGGGCGTACTGGCTCCGGCGACCACCGAGGCGGCCAGGAGCGAGCCATGGACCGCGCCCGTGTAGTCGGTCCGGACGACACCGGACGGTCGCCCCGCAGAGCCCGGTCCTCGTAGATTGGGCTGATGTGTCACCTTTCTATGGTCATCACAAAGGCCGGTTCGCCGCCTGCCCGACCGGGTCGTGCAGCGCGGCCAGAACCCGGCGCGGCACACAGGGTCTCCGGGCCACAGATGCCGAGTCGCCGATCCGGTGCAAACCCGGCTGCCGGGCACGCCGGCGCCGGTGACAGCACGATGGGACGGCCGAAGGAGCGCGGCAACGACCGGTTCCGGTGCCCTGTGTGCTCGCGCCGTCGGTACCGCGGTCGCCGGGCTGAGCATGGTGTCCAACTTCGTGTGGCTGCCTCGTGCGCCCGGCTGGGTCAGTGTGCCCATCATCATGCACGGCTTCGTCATCTGGGTCCTTTGTGCGCCCCGCCGCAGCACCGAAGCGCAGAACTGGCAACTGCCTCGAGGCGATCGCGCTCGGCGATGGCCAATCGGTCATCCCGCACGCCGGCGTCGGCCGCGGCCTGACGAACCAACTGCCGCAGGGCATTTTGTGAATGCCGAGGTCCGCGTCCTCGTGGTCCCGCCCGCGGCTTCCTCCCGTCGGGCAGCACCCTCGGGATGGGGGGATCGCCTTCCGCCTCGACGGCGTCACCCACCGCTTCGCCGTCGCTCCTCCCCGGACGGGCTCTGGCTGGGCCGCGACGGGCACACCTGGCACGTCCTGGACCACGACCCCGTCGAGGCCGCCCTCTCCGGTGCCCGGCACGGCGGGGCCGACACGCTTGCCGCGCCCATGCCCGGCACGGTCACCGTCGTGAAGGTGGCCGTCGGGGACGGGATGGAGGCCGGGCAGAGCCTGCTCGTCGTCGAGGCGATGAAGACGGAGCACCTCACCGCCCTGCACACCGGCACCGTCACCGAGCTGGACGTCACGCCCGGCACCACCGTCGCCATGGTCCAGATCCTCGCTGTCGTCAGCGCAACCGGTCCGGTTGAAGGGCGAGATCGACCCGTCGGATACTGCTGGGACAGTCGCCCGTCTTCTCCGGCAACCGCACGTCACCACCTGCGGTTCGAAAGGCTTCCATGTCGATTCCCGCGCTGGACCACTCCGAATCCGCCATCGTCTCCCGACTCCGCACCGGCGGATGTGTGTTCGCGGAGGACGAGGCGCAGGTGATCATGTCGGCGGCCGGTGACGCCGCCGAACTCGAAGAAATGGTCGAGCGCCGGGTCGTCGGTCTGCCTCTCGAACACGTCGTCGGTCACGCGGAATTCCGCGGCCTGCGCATCGAGGTGGATGCCGAGGTCTTCGTACCCCGGCGGCGCACCGAGGCGCTCGTTCGGGAGGCCGCACGGCTCGCTCCGGCACGGGCGGTCGTCGTCGACCTCTGCTGCGGCTCCGGCGCACTGGGCGTCGCCCTCGCCGCCGCCCTGGAGGAGGTCGAGCTGTACGCCGCGGACGTCGACCCCGCCGCCGTCCGCTGCGCCCGGCGCAACGTCGTTCCGGCCGGGGGCTCGGTCTACGAGGGTGACCTCTTCGAGCCGCTGCCCGCCGGGCTGAAGGGCGGCGTGGACGTCCTGCTGTCCAACGTCCCGTACGTGCCCACCACGGAGATCGAGCTCCTTCCGGCCGAGGCCCGCGACTACGAGGCGCGGGTGGCTCTTGACGGCGGTGTGGACGGTCTCGAGGTCCTGCGGCGGGTTGTCGCCGAGGCGGCCGAGTGGCTGGCTCCGGGCGGCATCCTGCTGTTCGAGACGAGCGAGCGGCAGGCCGACGAGGCCGTTTCCGCCGTGACGGGTGCCGGTCTGCTCGCGCGGGTGGCCACCGACGACGAGCTGGACGCCACGGTGATCATCGCGAGCCGCTCCGACGTCCCCTGAGCCGTGCCCGCGACGGCCGGGCGGCGAGGATCCCTCGCCCGACCGGTCGGCCGTCGGGCTCAGAACTGCCGGGCGTACCGCTCCGCTTCCTCGTGGGCGTGGGCGCGGGCGAGGGAGGCCTCGGCCAGGGGGCGGAGCGCGGCCATGGCGGGGTTGTGGGAGGCCGTGGTCAGTTCGGGGGTGACGAAGTCCACCTCCAGGCCGAGGGAACTGCCGAGGACGGTCTTCAGGCAGTGCGTGACGTGGTCCATGCCGCCGCGGGGCTGCCGGGGCCGTAGCCGCCGCGGCGGCTCGCGACGACCACGGCGCGGCGGCCGCGCGTTGGCACCTGGTCGGGGGAGCCGAACAGGACCCGGCCGACGACGAAGACCTGGTCGATCCAGGCATTGAAGGCGGACGGCACCGAGTTGTTGTACATCGGGACGCTGAACAGGTAGGCGCCGGCCCATGGAACTCCTCGATGTGAAGCCTGCCGGCCCTCGCATCTGGCGCGTGATCCGCTTGGTCGGCGTCGCGGTCCCGCGTCCGGACCTGAGCGATCGGCGCAGTGGTCGTGACGGGGCCGGTGGACGCTCCGCCACGCGGACCGCGTCCGGAACACCACCTGCGACGCCGCCGCCGGGCAGACTCGACGCAGCAGTGCACGCGGCAGCAGTGCATGCGGCACTGCAGTGCACGCGGTGATCGAAGCGATGGCGGGCGAGGCGCACATGGTGTCCCCGAGGAGCGGCGGAACCCACGTCCTCCACCAGGAGGGCACATGAGTCATGCGGGCGACGCCACCGACGTCGTGATCGTCGGCGGCGGGGCGGCGGGGCTGTCGCTCGCGCACGCGCTGACCGCGCCCGGCGCCGCCCGCCCCCTCTCGGTGGCGCTGGTGGACACCCCGAGGCCGTCGCTGCGACCGGCGGAACGCACCTGGTGCTTCTGGCAGGAGGGCCCGGGCGACTTCGGCGACGCCCTGGTCGCCTCCTGGCGCCGGCTGCGCGTCCATGGCCGGGACGGCGAGGTGGTCGAGGGGGAGCTCGAGAAGCTGCGCTACCGGATGCTCCGCTCGGACGGCTTCGAAGCCCTGGTCGGCTCGCGACTGGCCGCCCTTCCTCATGTGCGGCTGGTGGAGGCGACAGCGGAGACGGTGCGCAACGTGGCCCACGGCGCGGAAGCCCTGTGCGTCACCGCCGGAGGGGACCGCGTCACACTGCGGGGCCGGCATCTGTTCGACTCCCGACCCGCCCGTTCGCTGCCGCCGGCCCGCAGCACCCTGCTGCAGCACTTCAGAGGCTGGTTCGTCCGTACCTCGGCCCCGGCCTTCGACGACGAGGTCGTGGAGCTGATGGACTTTCGGGTCCCTCAGCCCGCCCACGGGCTCGCCTTCGGATACGTCCTCCCGCTCGGCCCGCGGGACGCGCTCGTCGAGTACACCCAGTTCTCCAGGACCCCGCTGTCCCGCCCCCAGTACGAGGCGGCCCTCGCGCAGTACACCCGGGACGTCCTGCGCCTCGGGCGGTTCGACGTGCGTTCCGTCGAAGCGGGCGTCATCCCCATGACCGACGCGCGGTTCGCCCGCCGGATCGGCCCCGCCGTGCACCGCATCGGCGCAGTCGGGGGTGCCACCAGGCCGGCGACCGGCTACACCTTCTCCGCCGTCCAGAGGCAGAGCAGGGCCGTCGCCGCCGCGCTGCGCGACGGCAAGGAGCCCCGGCTGCCGGCGCCCCACGGGCGTCGCGCGCTGGCCATGGACGCCGTGATGCTGCGCGCCCTGGACACCGGGCGCGTCAACGGCCCCGACTTCTTCACCCGGTTGTTCCGGCGCACGCCCGCCGAACGGGTGCTGCGTTTCCTCGACGGCCGGACCGGGCTGTGGGAGGACGTGCTCCTCGGCCTCGCCACACCCGTGGGCCCCATGCTCCGTACCGCGGCGGAACTGCCCTTCCTGCCGCGGAAGCCCTTCCCCCTCACACGCGAAGAGAGCACCGGATGACGCTGATGCGCGACGCGGACCTTGCAGCAGCCTTCGACCATGCCGCCCCGGCGTACGACCGGCTCGTCGGTCTCAACGCCGGGTACCACCGCGACCTCAGACGTTCCGCGCGGCGGCTCCGTCTGCCCGACGGCGGCGCGGGCCGGCACATCCTCGACATCGGCTGCGGCACGGGAGCCTCGACGGCCGCCCTACTGCGGGCCGCCCCGCTCGCCCGGGTCACCGCGGTCGACGCCTCCGCGGGCATGCTCGAACGGGCAGCCGCCAAACGCTGGCCCGCCGGCGTGACGTTCGTGCACACGCCGGTGGAACGGCTGGCCGCCGCCGGGGTCACGGGACCGTTCGACGCGGCCTTCGCCGGCTACCTCTTCCGTAACGTGGCGGACCCCGACGCCGTGCTGGCCACGGTCCACTCGGCTCTGCGCTCCGGCGGCAGACTGGCGGTGCACGAATACTCCCTGAGCGGGTCCGCCGGGCACCGGGCTCTCTGGTCGGCCGTGTGCCGGGCGGTCATCATCCCGGCCGGCACCGTCACCGGCGACAGCGGCCTCTACCGCCACCTCCACCGCAGCGTGCTGGAGTTCGACACCGCGCCCGCGTTCGCCGCCCGGCTCTCCGGCGCCGGATTCAGGGACGCCCGGGCGCTCCCGGTGCCCGGATGGCAGACCGGCATCGTCCACACGTTCCTGGGCCGTCGCGCCGGATCCGGCGAGGGCCGACGGGAAGCAGGGCCCCGATGAGCCGCCTCGGCGCTCGCGCCGGGGCGGCTCCGCGCCGGGGGCGGGACCGGAAGGCGCAGGTGGTGCCGGCGGCGCCGGGTCTGCGCCGGGTCCACGGACCGGCGCCGCGGGCCGCGGTCGTCGGAGGCGGCATCGCCGGCCTGGCAGCCGCGACGGCGCTGGCAGAAAGAGGCGTCAGGGTCACGCTCCACGAGCGCGGATCCGGCCTCGGCGGCCGTCTCGCCGGCTGGCGGACCGAGCTCGCGGACGGCAGCCGGGTGACCATGAGCCGCGGTTTCCACGCCTTCTTCCGCCAGTACTACAACCTGCGCGGTCTGCTCCGCCGTGCGGACCCCTCGCTCTCCGTCCTCCGTCCGCTGCCCGACTACCCCTTGCTCCATCGCACCGGGCTCACCGACAGCTTCGTCCATGTGCCCCGCACACCACCCTGGAGCGCGGTCGGGTTCGCGGCGCTCAGCCCGACCTTCGGTTGGCGGGACCTGGCGGCCATGCGGCCGGGGGCCGCCCTCCCGCTCTTCGACGTGCGCGTGCCCGATGTGTACGAGCGGTTCGACGCCGTGAGCGCCCACGACTTCCTCGAGGCGGTCGGCTTCCCCCCGGCGGCGCACCACCTCGCGTTCCAGGTGTTCTCCCGCAGCTTCTTCTCGGACCCGCGAGAACTGTCGGCGGCCGAACTGCTGCTGATGTTCCACATCTACTTCCTCGGCTCCTCGGAGGGGCTGCTCTTCGACGTGCCCGACGACCCTTTCCCGCAGGCGCTTTGGGAGCCGCTGGGCCGTTACCTCGAACGCCTGGGCGTGGACGTCCGGACCGGCGCACCCGTCGACTCCGTCCGGCCGTCGGGCGGCACGGCTCTGAGCGTCGACGCCGGCGGCACCTCCACCGCGTACGACGCCGTGGTCCTGGCCCTGGACGTGACGGGCCTGCAAGGTTTGGTCGAGGCGTCGCCGGGGCTGGGCGACGAGGCGTGGCGGGCGGCAGTCGCGGCCCAGCGGACCGCGCCGCCCTTCCTGGTGTCCCGGCTGTGGCTGGACCGCCCCGTGGACCGGTCCCGGCCCGGATTCCTCGGCACGAGCGGCTTCGACGGCCTCGACAACGTGAGCGTTCTGGACCGCTGGGAGGGGGAGGCGGTCCGCTGGGCGCGGCGCACCGGTGGCAGCGTCGTGGAACTGCACGGCTACGCCGTCGACGAGTCGGCCGACCGACACGCCGTCGAACGGAGGCTGCTGCGGCAGCTTCACGAGGTCTACCCGGAGACCGCCGGGGCCCGGGTCGTCGACGCCCGGCACGAATGGCGCGCGGACTGCCCGCTGTTCCCCGTCAAGGGCTACCTGTCCCGCCCGGCGGTGAGCACTCCCCACCCCGCTCTGACGATGGCCGGCGACCTGGTCCGCACCGACCTGCCGGTGGCGCTCATGGAGCGTGCCGCCACGACCGGGTTCCTCGCCGCCAACTCACTGCTGCGGCGCTGGGGCGCGGCCGGCCATCCGCTGTGGACGGTGCCCCGCAAGGGGCGTTCGCCGGTGCTGCGGGGCATGGCCGCCCGGCTCGCGGACGGCTCCTGAGCCACCGGCCTCGCAGGACCCCTGCCCGTGGGTTCGGCGGGGCGCGCGGCCGGCGGCCGGGCGGCCGGACGGACCCGCTCACCCCGGGAAACGGCCCGTGCCGCGCAGCAACCGGCGCCGTTCCGCGTACGCGAGGTCGTCGCGCCACAGACGCCCAGCCACCCACCGGATCAGCGGCCGGAGCGCGGGAGCCGCCGCCCGTGCCACGGCGAACCCGCGTCGACCGGAGACGGCGACGACGGCCTCGATCACCGCCGTGCGCGGACTGCCGTCCGGGGCGGGGCCCAGCGGCGTGGCGTGCGTCTCCACGACGGACGTCGCGCCCTCGCCCTCGGCGATGTGCATGACGACCGTGCGCGGCTCCGGGGCGGTGAACACCGCCCGCACGGGAACGACCAGCCGCCCGGGGAGCCTGAACGACACGTCGACGGTGAACGCGTCCTCGTCCGCGTCGCTCGAAGGGACCCCCACGACGGTCAGGTCCACGAAGGAGTACGGGTGCAGCCAGGACCCGTGCCACGGGTCCAGGCGGTTGGCGACCACGTCCTCCGGCTCGCAGCGGCCCACGGCGGTGAACACGGCGTCCACGGCTCCGTCGCGGGGACGCGGCGGTACCACCGGCCGGTCGAGCGGCGGTTCCCCGCCGAGTGCGTCGAGGCGCACCCAGGCGAGCACACCGTCGTCGTGGGCGGGCAACGGATCCCATCCGGCGAACGGGCGCCCGTCCAGGGACAGTCCGTGCCAGTGGCAGACCAGGCTGCCGCACACGACCCGGCTGTCCCGCAGTGGCGCGCCCAGGTGCGGGCAGGCGCCCGGTCCGGCCCTCAGCTCGCCCGACGCGGTGCGCCAGGCGACGACCTCCACCCCGCCGACCGTCCGCCCGAACGGGCGTCCGCCGCCGATGTCGCGCGAGGCGCCGATGACGTACCAGTTGCCCGACGGCCGCGCCGCGGAGCGCTTCAGCGCGTCCGCGATCAGCGACGGCCTGGCCTCGCGCCATGTCGGCGTCTGCTGCTCCCAGCGGGTCCGGCGCCGCGACCGTACGGGCAGGGCGTACCGCGGCGCCCCCCGACGCTCCCTCATGCTCGCTACCTCCGAGGGCCGTTGGAAGGCGACCTGTGCGCGGGTCCCGACGTGAGGGGGTGCTCCGGTGACCGCCGGGGTTGTGGGCGCAGACGGGCCGTGAGGATCCGGGCGAGCCCGCCCAGCGCCACGGCGGCGCGGCGCCTGTGTGGCACCACCGACCGCCGTTGCACCACGGCGTAGCCGTCGTCGGCGATGGCGTCGAGGATCCCGCCGTACAGGGTGTACGCCGTCCGGATGCAGGGCCGGGCGCGCGGTTCGAGCATGTCGATGCCCGGCCGGGCCTCCCGGTAGACGCTCCGGGTGAGGTCCTCGGCGGCCTCGAGCGCGGCGCGGATCCTGGGGTCCGGCCTGCCGGTGGCGCGGCTCCACTCCAGCAGCGCGCGGTCCGCGCCGTGCGCGGCGAGCAGGTCGGCGGGCAGATACACCCGTCCGCGGTCGAGGTCCTCGCCGACATCGCGCAGGAAGTTGGTGAGCTGGAACGCGACCCCCAGCGCGGCGGCGTGCGGCGCCGCCACCTCCTCCGGCACGACGGTGCCGAGCACCGGCATCATCTGGAGGCCGATGACGGCGGCGGATCCGTGCATGTACGACCTGAGGTCCTCGTAGGTGGCGTAGTCCGTGACCGTGAGGTCGTCCCGCATGGAGGCCATGAAGTCCGCGAAGTGGGCGTGGGGGATGGCGTAGGTCCTGGCCGTGTCGGCCACCGCCCGCACGACGGGTTCGCTGCTCCGGCCGGTCCGCAGCCCGGAAGCGAGTTCGCTCTCCAGCCGCGCGAGCTGCCGGTCACGTGCTTCGGGCGTGCGGGCGCAGGCCGGATCGTCCACGATGTCGTCGGCCCAGCGCGCGAAGCCGTACAGCGCGTGGACGGCAGGGCGCCGGTGGACCGGCAGCAGTCGGGTCGCGAGGAAGTACGTCCTGCCGTGCCGGGCGTTGAGCCGCCTGCAGTGCTGGTACGCCGCTCGCAGCTCCGGGTCCGAGATCCGCGCCGCGTCGAGTTCACGTCGTGTCATGGACACCTCTCACTGGCCGCTGATGCGGGACGCCGCCAGCTTTCCGCTGACGAGCACGGTGGGTACGCCGACGCCCGGAGTCGTTCCGCAGCCTGCGAGTACGGCGTTCTCGACGCCGGCGACCAGGTTGCGCGGCCGGAACGGGCCGGTCTGCGCGAACGTGTGGGCCGCGGAGAACGGTGTCCCCGCCGCGTGGCCCTGTGCCGTCCAGTCGGCGGGGGTGATCAGCCGTTCGTGCTCGACGGCGTCGCCGAACCCGTCCAGACCGCGCTTCTCCAGCTCGCCGACGATGCTGTCGCGGTAACGAGGGCCCAGGGAACGCCACTCGGCCGCCGACGGGCCGACGGTCGTGTTGGGGCAGGGCGCCAGCACGTAGTGCAGATGCCGGCCCTCGGGCGCGAGCCGCGGCTCGTGGGCAGTGGGCCGGGTGATGAGCAGCGACGGGTCGCTCATCGGCCGCCCCGTGCGGGTGATCTCTTCGAACGTCCGCTCCCAGGCGTGTCCGAACGAGATGGTGTGGTGGTGCAGGCCGGGCCAGGTGCGGCGCGTGCCCGCGTGGAGGATCACCGCGGAGGGCGAGTGCGTCAGTCGTACCGGTCGGCGCGGCGTGCGGCCCAACAGGCGGTAGGCGACGGGCAGATCGGGTGTGAGGACCACGACGTCGCAGGGCAGCCGCTCGCCGTCGCCGAGGCGCACGGAGGTGACGCGCCCGGCGGACAGGGCGAGTTCCGTGACCTCGGTGCCGTAGCGGAACTCGGCCCCGGCGTCGCGGGCGGCGTCCGCCATCGCCACGGGCAGCGCGTGCATGCCTCCCCTGGGGAAGTACACGCCGGCGACCGTGTCCATGTAGGCGATGACGGCATAGGCGGCGAGCGCCCGGGAGGGCGGCACGCCGGCGTAGAGCGACTGGAAGGAGAACACTCTGCGCAGCCTGGGGTCCTTGATGTACCGGCCGATCTGCCTGTCCAGCCGGCCGAAGCCGCGCAGGGCGGCCAGCCGCGCCAGGTCGGGGTGCAGCAACTGGAGGGGCGAGTCGAAGTTCGTGTCGATGAACCGCCGCATCTGCGCTTCGTAGAGGGACCGCAGCCACTGCCGCAGCCTGCGGTAACCGGCGGCCTCGGCCGGGCCGGCGAACGCGCGGACCTCCTCGGCCATCGCCTCGCCGTCGGTGTGCACGTCGAGGCCCGAACCGTCGGCGAACTGCGCCCGGTAGGCGGGGTGCAGGGCGACGAGCTCGACCCGGTCCGCGAGCGAGTCGCCCACCGCGGCGAACGCCTCGTCGGCGAGGTGCGGCATCGTGAGCACCGTCGGACCCGTGTCCAGGAGGTAGCGGCCCAGCCGCGCCCGCCCCGCCCGGCCGCCGGGCCGGTCCGCCCTCTCCACCACGGTCACCTGCCGGCCGCTGCCCAGCAGGTGCAGCGCGGCGGCGAGGCCGGACAGCCCGGCACCGACGACGACCACGCGGTCGGTGCGACCGGGGACGGTTCTCATGGACTGTCCTCCTCGTGCGGCGGGGTCGGCCCCACCGCTGTGCGGACCAGACTGCCGAGCGCCGCGACCGCTGGGGGCCGACCGGGCAGCGCGGCCGGTCGGCGTTCACTGAGGTGGACCAGCCGACTGCTCCATGCCTCCACGTCCCGCGGGCTCTCCGAAGCGGTCCGGGCCTTCGTACGCGGGCGTCCGGCGACGCGGCCCCGACGGACCCGGCGACCGGCGACACGGGCCCGGACGCGTCCCCCTCCCGGGCGTCGCGACTGCCTCGACCACCGTCTCCTCCGCCTCCTCCGCTCGGGAGGCCCCCGAGCAGCATCCGCCCCGCCGTCCGGGGCCACGACCGAGAAGCGACACGCGGCTCACCCGCGACGCAGTTCCGGGTCGCGGTCGGACTTCGGCCAGACGTAGGGAAGATCGTCCGGCACCCCGGGGAACCGGTCCCGGTAGAACGCCGGGTCCTTGCGCACCAGAGCCGACTGGTGGCTGCGATGGAAGTCCGGGTCGCCGAACCAGGGCGGGAGGTCGCCGTCCGTCACGAGCTGCTGCTGGGACCGCACGGCCCCGTCCGGGTGCCGGGCCCGGAAGTCCTGGAGGAGGGTCGCCGCGCAGGTGTCGGTGTGTCCCTCGCTCGTCCACGCACGGCAGATGTCCAGCCCGTACCGTACGAGCGCCTCCTCGTAACCGGCCCACATCCGGACCGCCGGGTGCCTGCGCCAGCCGTAGCCGGGCACGGTCAGGCCACGGAGCACCTGCAGTGCCTCGACCCGCTGTTTCCCCAGCCGCCTGGGGTCCAGCGCCGCGGCGGATTCCATGAAGCTCGGGAACGGGAGGAAAGTCTGCATATGTCCTGCCTACCCGTGGGGACGCCACCCTCCCGCCTTCCGGCCGAAGCTCTGGTCACACAAGCCGCGCGGACCGGGACGCGCGGCCGGGCGGGCCGGGCCCGGGTGATGGAGTACAGCGGCTTCACGGCGTCGGGCGGCCTGCTCCGCTTCCTTCCGGAGTCGGCTCATGCATGGTCGGAGCGGAGGGTGACCGCCCGGAGCAGTGCGTCCCGGCACGCCTGGATGGCAGGGTGCCGGCCGCTGCCGCGGCGTGCCACGGTGAAGACGCGGCGCGTGCGCAGGCCGCGGGGGGAGTCGCGCCAGGGCCACGGTCGGGGGTGTCCGTGCCAGACGAGGCCGGGCAGGAAGGCTGCGGCGTGTTTCTGCTCGACGAGGCGGAGGTGGAGCAGGAGGTCGGTGGTCTCGAACCGTACGTCGTGTTCGAAACCGGCGTTGCGGCACAGGGGCATGGCCCAGTGCCGTGCGGCTGTGCCTTCGGGTTCCATCACCCAGGGGTGGTCCGCCAGCGCGCGCAGCGCG
This genomic interval carries:
- a CDS encoding phytoene/squalene synthase family protein, producing MTRRELDAARISDPELRAAYQHCRRLNARHGRTYFLATRLLPVHRRPAVHALYGFARWADDIVDDPACARTPEARDRQLARLESELASGLRTGRSSEPVVRAVADTARTYAIPHAHFADFMASMRDDLTVTDYATYEDLRSYMHGSAAVIGLQMMPVLGTVVPEEVAAPHAAALGVAFQLTNFLRDVGEDLDRGRVYLPADLLAAHGADRALLEWSRATGRPDPRIRAALEAAEDLTRSVYREARPGIDMLEPRARPCIRTAYTLYGGILDAIADDGYAVVQRRSVVPHRRRAAVALGGLARILTARLRPQPRRSPEHPLTSGPAHRSPSNGPRR
- a CDS encoding NAD(P)H-dependent oxidoreductase — encoded protein: MTHVPSWWRTWVPPLLGDTMCASPAIASITACTAVPHALLPRALLRRVCPAAASQVVFRTRSAWRSVHRPRHDHCADRSGPDAGPRRRPSGSRARCEGRQASHRGVPWAGAYLFSVPMYNNSVPSAFNAWIDQVFVVGRVLFGSPDQVPTRGRRAVVVASRRGGYGPGSPAAAWTTSRTA
- a CDS encoding FAD-dependent oxidoreductase, with amino-acid sequence MSRLGARAGAAPRRGRDRKAQVVPAAPGLRRVHGPAPRAAVVGGGIAGLAAATALAERGVRVTLHERGSGLGGRLAGWRTELADGSRVTMSRGFHAFFRQYYNLRGLLRRADPSLSVLRPLPDYPLLHRTGLTDSFVHVPRTPPWSAVGFAALSPTFGWRDLAAMRPGAALPLFDVRVPDVYERFDAVSAHDFLEAVGFPPAAHHLAFQVFSRSFFSDPRELSAAELLLMFHIYFLGSSEGLLFDVPDDPFPQALWEPLGRYLERLGVDVRTGAPVDSVRPSGGTALSVDAGGTSTAYDAVVLALDVTGLQGLVEASPGLGDEAWRAAVAAQRTAPPFLVSRLWLDRPVDRSRPGFLGTSGFDGLDNVSVLDRWEGEAVRWARRTGGSVVELHGYAVDESADRHAVERRLLRQLHEVYPETAGARVVDARHEWRADCPLFPVKGYLSRPAVSTPHPALTMAGDLVRTDLPVALMERAATTGFLAANSLLRRWGAAGHPLWTVPRKGRSPVLRGMAARLADGS
- a CDS encoding putative protein N(5)-glutamine methyltransferase, whose protein sequence is MSIPALDHSESAIVSRLRTGGCVFAEDEAQVIMSAAGDAAELEEMVERRVVGLPLEHVVGHAEFRGLRIEVDAEVFVPRRRTEALVREAARLAPARAVVVDLCCGSGALGVALAAALEEVELYAADVDPAAVRCARRNVVPAGGSVYEGDLFEPLPAGLKGGVDVLLSNVPYVPTTEIELLPAEARDYEARVALDGGVDGLEVLRRVVAEAAEWLAPGGILLFETSERQADEAVSAVTGAGLLARVATDDELDATVIIASRSDVP
- a CDS encoding Rieske (2Fe-2S) protein; protein product: MRERRGAPRYALPVRSRRRTRWEQQTPTWREARPSLIADALKRSAARPSGNWYVIGASRDIGGGRPFGRTVGGVEVVAWRTASGELRAGPGACPHLGAPLRDSRVVCGSLVCHWHGLSLDGRPFAGWDPLPAHDDGVLAWVRLDALGGEPPLDRPVVPPRPRDGAVDAVFTAVGRCEPEDVVANRLDPWHGSWLHPYSFVDLTVVGVPSSDADEDAFTVDVSFRLPGRLVVPVRAVFTAPEPRTVVMHIAEGEGATSVVETHATPLGPAPDGSPRTAVIEAVVAVSGRRGFAVARAAAPALRPLIRWVAGRLWRDDLAYAERRRLLRGTGRFPG
- a CDS encoding MSMEG_6728 family protein, whose product is MQTFLPFPSFMESAAALDPRRLGKQRVEALQVLRGLTVPGYGWRRHPAVRMWAGYEEALVRYGLDICRAWTSEGHTDTCAATLLQDFRARHPDGAVRSQQQLVTDGDLPPWFGDPDFHRSHQSALVRKDPAFYRDRFPGVPDDLPYVWPKSDRDPELRRG
- a CDS encoding phytoene desaturase translates to MRTVPGRTDRVVVVGAGLSGLAAALHLLGSGRQVTVVERADRPGGRAGRARLGRYLLDTGPTVLTMPHLADEAFAAVGDSLADRVELVALHPAYRAQFADGSGLDVHTDGEAMAEEVRAFAGPAEAAGYRRLRQWLRSLYEAQMRRFIDTNFDSPLQLLHPDLARLAALRGFGRLDRQIGRYIKDPRLRRVFSFQSLYAGVPPSRALAAYAVIAYMDTVAGVYFPRGGMHALPVAMADAARDAGAEFRYGTEVTELALSAGRVTSVRLGDGERLPCDVVVLTPDLPVAYRLLGRTPRRPVRLTHSPSAVILHAGTRRTWPGLHHHTISFGHAWERTFEEITRTGRPMSDPSLLITRPTAHEPRLAPEGRHLHYVLAPCPNTTVGPSAAEWRSLGPRYRDSIVGELEKRGLDGFGDAVEHERLITPADWTAQGHAAGTPFSAAHTFAQTGPFRPRNLVAGVENAVLAGCGTTPGVGVPTVLVSGKLAASRISGQ
- a CDS encoding lycopene cyclase family protein, coding for MSHAGDATDVVIVGGGAAGLSLAHALTAPGAARPLSVALVDTPRPSLRPAERTWCFWQEGPGDFGDALVASWRRLRVHGRDGEVVEGELEKLRYRMLRSDGFEALVGSRLAALPHVRLVEATAETVRNVAHGAEALCVTAGGDRVTLRGRHLFDSRPARSLPPARSTLLQHFRGWFVRTSAPAFDDEVVELMDFRVPQPAHGLAFGYVLPLGPRDALVEYTQFSRTPLSRPQYEAALAQYTRDVLRLGRFDVRSVEAGVIPMTDARFARRIGPAVHRIGAVGGATRPATGYTFSAVQRQSRAVAAALRDGKEPRLPAPHGRRALAMDAVMLRALDTGRVNGPDFFTRLFRRTPAERVLRFLDGRTGLWEDVLLGLATPVGPMLRTAAELPFLPRKPFPLTREESTG
- a CDS encoding class I SAM-dependent methyltransferase, whose product is MTLMRDADLAAAFDHAAPAYDRLVGLNAGYHRDLRRSARRLRLPDGGAGRHILDIGCGTGASTAALLRAAPLARVTAVDASAGMLERAAAKRWPAGVTFVHTPVERLAAAGVTGPFDAAFAGYLFRNVADPDAVLATVHSALRSGGRLAVHEYSLSGSAGHRALWSAVCRAVIIPAGTVTGDSGLYRHLHRSVLEFDTAPAFAARLSGAGFRDARALPVPGWQTGIVHTFLGRRAGSGEGRREAGPR